From the genome of Methanobrevibacter sp.:
AGATTTCGAAGTAATTATAGAAGATTCTTGTATTGGTTGCGGCTTATGTGTAAATGCATGTACAATGAGAGCTATTAAATTAGAATCATTGAAAGCCCATGCAGACTCCATACAATGTTGCGGCTGTCAGCTGTGTAGCGAAGATTGCCCAACTAATTCTATAAAAATTTTGGAGATTGAGTATGATTAGAAATTTAAAAGAGGTTAAAGACAACAACTTTGACATCACAAGATCTGCTGAAGAAGTTAGAAACTTGTCTTTCAATGACCACGTATGTTTAGGATGTGGAATTTGTGAATCTACTTGTCCTGTTGAAGCGATTACTTTAAACGCAATTGCTGTAGATGCACGTCACAGATTATCCAATGACATCTACTTCAGTGGTCACGAAAAAATCGCTCAAAACTTTAAAGATGATTTTGATGTTCAAAGAATAAGCATTGACGAAAGTAAATGTGTATTATGTGGTATGTGCAGCGGATTATGTCCTGTTGATGCATTAGTATTAACTATTGACGGCACTCCAATCAAAGAAATTGATGCATATCCTCATTACAACGCTTTCTCAGAAATCGATGATGATGAATGTATTTACTGTAAAAGATGTGAAATCGCATGTCCTCGTGATGCAATTGTCATTGAAAGAGTATTACCGGACCGTGCAAATTTAGTAACTGGTGAAATCAGTGTCGATGACAGCGAATGTATTTACTGTGGAGTATGTGAAGAATTATGTCCTGCAGAAGCTATTGTCGTAGATAAAGAAACTGGTAAAGAATCTATTGTTATTAATAAAGATGCTTGTGTATACTGTTTAGTATGTAAAAAAGCTTGTCCTACCAACGCAATTAAAGCAGTATGTAGATCATGTAGTTACGGAGAGTATGATTTAGACCCTGCTAAAGCTGTTGTTAAAGGAAACTCTATTATTGATTCTGAACTTTGTGTATTCTGTGGCTGGTGTGAAGGAGTATGTCCTACTGACGCAGCAAAACACAAAAAACCGTTTGAAGGTTCAATTGAAGTTGACGATGATAAATGTCAAGCTTGTGGAGCTTGTGTTGATATTTGTGGTTGTAATGCTTTAGCATTCCCAGTATCTTCTGGTCCAGGTTCTAGAATGGAACATGTTATTGCTAATAATGATTACTGTGTAAAATGTAAAGCATGTGCAAAAGCATGTCCTAACGGTGCAATTACTGTAAAAAGAACTGAAATCGATCACACACCTATTAACTCAACTACATGGAAAGAAGCTTTAGATGCTATTAAAGATTAGGTGATTCGATGGAACTTAAAGTAAATCAAGATAATTGTTTAGGATGCGGGATTTGTGTAATTGCATGTCCTGTTAACGCTGCTATCAGTCCAGAAAACGCTGGTGGTAATGGTGCTAAGACTGAAGAAGTTATTATGATGGTAGAAAACGGATTTATTAAACTTTTCAGTCCAGAAAAATGTGAAGAATGTGGAACATGTCAAATGTTTTGCCCAGTAAATGCTATATGGTTAGAATAGGGGGAAAAAATATGCATTACGCTAACACTTACTTAGAAAAACCTGTAGTACCTGATGTAAAAATCACTGGTGAAGGAACAACCGATGTTTTAAAATGTATGTTAAACACTGGTTCAGACATCTACCAAGGTGCTTGTAAAAAAAGAGGATCCACCTTAAAAGAAGAATACAAAAACGCTTCCGGTACTTGTTACATGGATCCTAGAGATATGGCAAAATTAGGTGTAAACAACTGGGATACTGTACTTGTAAAAACTGATTTTGGTGAAGTAGTAGTAAACTGCGCAGTATCAAGAGATGCACCTCACGAAGGAACTGTATTCATTTGTAAAGGACCATGGGCTAACACTATTGTAAGTCACGACACTTACTGCTGTTCTGACCCTACCTACAAAGGAATCAAATGTACTGTCGAAAAAACCGACAGAAAAGTATTACTCATGGCAGACTTAATGAGATGGGTATACAAAAAATACGTTGATGAAGAAGATGACGATGTTGTAGAAAACATGGAATCTTTAGGTGAATTACCTGTTTATCACGGACGTAAATGGGAGGAGTTGATTGACCATGACTTATGAACCACCTGTAACTGATTATGATTACATTGTTGAAAATTGTACCTGTGCATTCTGTGGTTGTAACTGTGACGATTTAGATTACTTAGTAAAAGATAATCACGTAGTAGCAGTTAGACACGCATGCAGATTAGGAGCAAGTAAAATTATGGAAGATATGGATCAAAGATTACTTGTTCCAATGGTTAGGGATGAAAACGGAGAACTCAAAGAAGTAGATTGGGACACCGCTTTAGATACAGCTGCTGAATATATTGCAAATTCCATCAGACCTGTATTCTACGGTTGGTCTGAAACCTCTACTGAATGTATGAAAGAAGGAGTAGCATTAGGTGAATACATCGGTGCAGTATTAGATAACCAAGCTACTATCTGTCACGGTCCTTCTCTCCAAGCTGTGCAAAACGCAGGTTACCCTATTCAAACCTTAGGGGAAGTTCAAAACAGAGCAGACGTTATTGCTTACTCTGGAAGTAACGCTATGAACTCTCACCCAAGACACATGGCAAGATACGCTGTATTCTGCCGTGGATACTTCAGACAAAGAGGAAGATTCGACAGAACTGTTATTACAATGGATCCAAAATTCTCCGATACAGCAAAATGTTCAGACAAATGGATTGGATTTGAACAAAACGGAGACTACGGTTTCTACAATGCTATTAGAGCAGTTCTCAGAGGAAAAGAATTATACCAAGACGTAATTTCCGGTATTCCTAAAGAAGACATTTACGAATTAGCAGAAGAAATGAAAAACGCTGAATTTGGTGTTCTCTTCTTCGGTTTAGGTTTAACCCACACTTTATCAAAACAAAGAAACATTGATATTGCTATTAAAATGGTACAAGACTTAAACAAATACAGTAAATGGGGTCTTACTCCAATGAGAGGTCACTTTAACGTAAACGGATTCAACATTTTCATGGCATTCGAATGTGGATTTGCTTTCGGTGTTGACTACTGTAGAGGTTACCCAAGATATATGTTAGGTGAAACCAACACAATCGACTTACTCGTAAGAAAAGAACCAGATTGTTTCATGGTTATTGCAGCTGACCCAGGTGCTCACTTCCCTAACGGAGCTAACCAACACTTGGCTGATATTCCTGTTATTCAAATCGATATCCACTGGGGTCCATCAACTGAACTCGCTGATGTAGTATTACCAGGTTCATTCATCGCTGTAGAATGTGCTGGTACCAGTTATCGTATGGATGGAGTTCCTATCTACATGAAAAAAGCTATCGACAAACCAGAAACCTGTCGTGACGACGAATGGATTGTCCGTGAATTGAAAGAAAGAGTAATGAAACTCAGAGAAGAGCCAAACGTAGCTCCAAAATATGTGCCAAATCCAAACGCACTATAAAGGTGATATAATGGAATATATTCTTAAAAATGGTATCGTCTACGACCCAGCTAATGAAGTTAATGGGGAAAAAATGGACGTTATGTTTAAAGATGGTATTATTGTAGATAAAGTATCTGATGATGCTAAAGTCTTAGACGTTACCGATAAAATAGTCATGCCAGCAGGTGTTGACCCTCACGCACACGTTGCAGGTCCTAAATTAGTAGTAGGAAGATTATACAGACCTGAAGATTCCAGAAGAGGTGTTACTCAAAAAACTAAAGTATTAAGATCAGAATCTGGTTTCTCCATTCCAAGTTGTCCTGCAACCGGTTACAGATATTCAAGATTAGGTTACGGTACTGTTGTAGAAGCAGCTATGCCTCCTCTTGAAGCAAAACACACTCACGAAGAAATCGCAACTATTCCACAATTAGACATTCCAGCATTACCATTATTCGGTAACAACTGGTTCGTAATGGAATACGCAAAAGATAATAATATTGAAGACATTGCAGCATTCGTATCTGCATGGTTAAAAATATCCAAAGGTTACGGAATTAAAATCGTAAACCCATGTGGAAGTGAAGCATGGGG
Proteins encoded in this window:
- the fwdF gene encoding tungsten-dependent formylmethanofuran dehydrogenase subunit FwdF; this translates as MIRNLKEVKDNNFDITRSAEEVRNLSFNDHVCLGCGICESTCPVEAITLNAIAVDARHRLSNDIYFSGHEKIAQNFKDDFDVQRISIDESKCVLCGMCSGLCPVDALVLTIDGTPIKEIDAYPHYNAFSEIDDDECIYCKRCEIACPRDAIVIERVLPDRANLVTGEISVDDSECIYCGVCEELCPAEAIVVDKETGKESIVINKDACVYCLVCKKACPTNAIKAVCRSCSYGEYDLDPAKAVVKGNSIIDSELCVFCGWCEGVCPTDAAKHKKPFEGSIEVDDDKCQACGACVDICGCNALAFPVSSGPGSRMEHVIANNDYCVKCKACAKACPNGAITVKRTEIDHTPINSTTWKEALDAIKD
- a CDS encoding ferredoxin family protein, which produces MELKVNQDNCLGCGICVIACPVNAAISPENAGGNGAKTEEVIMMVENGFIKLFSPEKCEECGTCQMFCPVNAIWLE
- a CDS encoding molybdopterin dinucleotide binding domain-containing protein, whose translation is MHYANTYLEKPVVPDVKITGEGTTDVLKCMLNTGSDIYQGACKKRGSTLKEEYKNASGTCYMDPRDMAKLGVNNWDTVLVKTDFGEVVVNCAVSRDAPHEGTVFICKGPWANTIVSHDTYCCSDPTYKGIKCTVEKTDRKVLLMADLMRWVYKKYVDEEDDDVVENMESLGELPVYHGRKWEELIDHDL
- a CDS encoding formylmethanofuran dehydrogenase subunit B encodes the protein MTYEPPVTDYDYIVENCTCAFCGCNCDDLDYLVKDNHVVAVRHACRLGASKIMEDMDQRLLVPMVRDENGELKEVDWDTALDTAAEYIANSIRPVFYGWSETSTECMKEGVALGEYIGAVLDNQATICHGPSLQAVQNAGYPIQTLGEVQNRADVIAYSGSNAMNSHPRHMARYAVFCRGYFRQRGRFDRTVITMDPKFSDTAKCSDKWIGFEQNGDYGFYNAIRAVLRGKELYQDVISGIPKEDIYELAEEMKNAEFGVLFFGLGLTHTLSKQRNIDIAIKMVQDLNKYSKWGLTPMRGHFNVNGFNIFMAFECGFAFGVDYCRGYPRYMLGETNTIDLLVRKEPDCFMVIAADPGAHFPNGANQHLADIPVIQIDIHWGPSTELADVVLPGSFIAVECAGTSYRMDGVPIYMKKAIDKPETCRDDEWIVRELKERVMKLREEPNVAPKYVPNPNAL